GTGTGTCGCGGGGGCGGTGGCGCTGGTGTCGCTGTGTGCGTACTACGTGGTGCGCGAAAACCTCCTGAACCAGCTCGACGACAGCTTGCTCGCCCGAGCGGAAGCCGCGGCGAATTCACCTCAGGTGCCGACTTCCCAGCTGCGCGAAGTGCCGGGTGCTCTGCTGGCCAGCGCGGACCTGCAAATCGGTGCGCTCAACGGCATCACCGGCGACCTGATCTACCCGCAACCAGGTACCCGGCCGCCGGTGGGGCCGCAGGAAATGAGCGTCGCGACCGGCGTGCTGCCGCAGTCGATCCGGACCGACCTGACCACCAACATGCGGGTCGCCGCGGTGCCGCTCGGGCACGGTCAGGCGATCGTGCTGGCGCAGTCGATGGCGCCGACGATGCGCGCGCTGAACCAGCTGGCCCTGGTGCTGTTCCTGGTCGGTGGTGCGGGGATCGTGGTGGCCGCGGGTGCGGGCACGGCGGTCGCGCGCGCCGGGTTGCGGCCGGTCGACCGGCTGACGTCGGCGGCCGAACGCGTGGCCGCGACAGGCGACCTGCGACCGATTCCGGTGAGCGGCGACGACGAGCTCGCCCGGCTCACGCACAGCTTCAACATCATGCTCGGCACGGTCGCGGAATCGCAGGAACGGCAGCGGCAGCTGGTCGCCGACGCCGGCCACGAGCTGCGCACTCCGCTGACGTCCATGCGCACCAACCTCGAACTGCTGCTGTCGGCCAGCCGCCCGGGCGCGCCGTCGCTGCCGGAGGGAGACCGCTCGGAGATCGAGGCCGACATCCGCGGCCAGCTCGACGAGCTCACCCAGTTGATCGGCGACCTCGTGGAACTGGCTCGGCAGGACGAACCGCGCGAGCAGACCGAACGCGTCGACGTCATGGACGTGGTCGAGCGCGCGCTGGACCGGGCCCGGCGGCGGGCGGGCGAGATCGAGTTCGAGGTCTCCCTGCAGCCGTGGGTGCTCACCGGCGACAACAGCTCGCTGGAACGAGCGGTGCTGAACTTGCTGGACAACGCCGTGAAGTTCTCGCCGCCGGGTTCGCGGGTGCGGGTCACGCTGCGTCCGCTCGGCGACGGCACCGCGGTGGTCGAGGTCGCGGACTCCGGCCCTGGCATCGCCGAGGAGGACCTGCCCAAGGTGTTCGACCGCTTCTACCGCTCGTCGGAGGCCCGCACCCTGCCCGGGTCCGGACTCGGGCTGGCGATCGTCAAGCACGCGGCCGAACGGCACGGCGGAACGGTGTACGCGAACCGCGCACCAGAAGGCGGCGCGCTGCTCACCATCCGGCTGCCGGGAGCGCCGGTCGACTGATTTCTCCGCACTGTCCCCGGTTGGCCGTCGCCCAGCCGGGGGACGGCCATCTGCACGTCGCGCACCACCGATGTTGAATCGTGTAGGATTTTGTGCAGTTGATGGTGTGCTTGGGGAGTGGCGGTGCTCGCGCGGCAGCGACAAGCGGTGATCCTCGAGGAAGCACGCCGGGCCGGTGCGGTCCGGGTCAGTGACCTCGTCGCGAGGCTCGGCGTCTCCGACATGACGGTCCGGCGCGATCTCGACGTGCTCGCCGGCCGCGGCCTGGTGGAAAAGGTCTACGGCGGGGCCACTTCGCTGGTCGGCAAGAGCACTGACGAGCCCGGGTTCGAGGCGAAGTCGGTGCGGCAGCGCGCGCAGAAGGAAGCCATCGCCGGACTGGCGGCCACCCTGGTCAAGCCGGGCACCGCGATCGGTCTGTCCGCGGGCACCACCACCTGGACGCTCGCGCACGCGCTCGACGGCGTCGAGGGCCTCACCATCGTCACCAACTCGATCCAGGTCGCCGACGTCCTGCGCAGCTCCGCGCAGCCGGACCGCACGGTGGTGCTCACCGGCGGGGTGCGCACGCCGTCGGACGCGCTGGTCGGCCCGGTCGCCGTGCAGAGCCTGCGGACACTGCACCTGGACCTGGTGTTCCTCGGCGTGCACGGGATGGCCGTCGGCCCCGGCTTCACCACCCCGAACCTCACCGAGAGCGAAACCGACCGCGCGCTTGTGGAGGCCGGCCGGCGGCTCGTGGTGCTGGCCGACCACACGAAGTGGGGCACGGTCGGCATCTCCACGATCGCGGACCTGGAAGAAGCCCAGGTCGTGGTGACCGACGACGGACTGGACAGCTGCGCGCGGGAAGAACTCGCGGAGCGGGTCGGTGAACTTCTGATCGCCGAAACGGCGGAGAACCTCGAGGCAGAAGAAGCGTGAAACGCACTGTGCGACACCTGGCCGACGGCCGGGAAATCATCTATTTCGACCACGACGACGCCAGCGAGCGGCTTGCCGCGGACACCCGGGATCTGCCGCCGGTCGCGGCGGCGTCGGAGATCCGCCGGGATCCGCTGACCGGCGAATGGGTCGCGATGGCGGCGCACCGCCAGACCCGCACGTACAAGCCGCCGGCCGACCTGTGCCCGCTCTGCCCGACCCGGCCCGGCAAGCCGAGCGAAATTCCGGAAGCCGACTACGACGTCGTCGTGTTCGAGAACCGCTTCCCGTCGTTCTCCCAGCAGGCGGCCGGTGAGTCGTCCACTGTGGACGGGCTGGGGCTGGTGCCGTCCGCGCCCGGCCTCGGCCGCTGCGAGGTCGTCTGCTTCACCAGCGACCACGACGGCGCGTTCTCCCGGCTCACTCCGGAGCAGGTGCGGCTCGTGGTCGACGCGTGGGCGGACCGGACCGCCGCGCTGGCCGAGACGCCCGGCGTCGAGCAGGTCTTCCCGTTCGAAAACCGCGGCGAGGAAATCGGCGTCACACTCTCGCATCCGCACGGCCAGATTTACGGGTATCCCTTCGTCACCCCGAAAACCGAACGGATGCTGGCGGTCGCTCGCGAGCACGGCGGTTCGGTGCTTGGCGAGGTGCTGGCCGCCGAGCAGAAGTCCGGCGCCCGAGTCATCGTGACCAGCGAACACTGGACGGCGTTCGTGCCGCCGGCCGCGCGCTGGCCGGTGCACATCCAGATCGTGCCACACCGGCAGATGCCGGATCTGCCGTCGCTAACCGAAGCCGAGCGCGACGACTTCGCCCGCGTGTACCTCGATGTCCTCCGTCGCTGCGACGCGCTGTATGACCGTCCGCTGCCTTACATCGCGGGCTGGCACCAGGCTCCGGTGCGGCGGGACCGGGATCTGTCGTGGCTGCACCTGGAGCTCTTCTCGGTACTCCGCGCCAAAGACAAGCTGAAGTACTTGGCCGGGTCTGAATCCGGCATGGCGGTCTGGATCAACGACGCCACGCCGGAGCAGATCGCGGAACGCCTTCGCGCGGCAGGCTGAGCCAAAGACCCGGCATACTCATCTAGGAAACACAGGTTCGACTCAGGAACCTCTCAGGCCCAGCCGCTTAGGTGAGGACATGACCGAGAACGACCCCCACGCGCCCGGCTCCGCGGCGGGTCGCCAGGACCCGGGTGCCCAGCCGGGCACCGAAGGCCAGGCGGCCTGGCAGCAGACACCAGCACAACCAGCCGCAGAGGGGCAATCGTCCCCGGTCGGACCCGCGACTGGCGGCAGCCAGCCGGAGGCGGGGTCCGCCGGACCGGCTGCCGGTGCGTTCGGCACCGCACCGGAGAGCGCGCCAAACCCGCCGGCTGGTGGCCCGTACGGTGCCGCACCGGAGAGCACGCCGAACCCGTGGTCGGCGCAGGCCGCCAGCGCCCCGCAAGGCGGTTCGGCGCCGCAGCCCGGCGCATCGCCCGCCCAAGGCGCTTCGGCACCGCACAGCGGTCCGGTGCCTGCCGGTGCCCACCCTGGCGCGGGTGAGCCATACAGCGGCCAGTACGCGGCTTACGGAGCCGCCGGGCAGCCGACGCCGCCCACTGGCATCCCGGTCAACCCGTACGGCGCGCCCGGAACCGCCGCCTACGGCGTCCCCCCGCAGCGCGAGAAGAAGAACTCCGCCGGCAAGCTGCTCGCGGGCGTCGCCCTCGTTTCGCTGGTGATCGGCGGCGTGGCGGGCGGGACCGTCGGCTATCTGACCGGCGGGTCGTCCGGTCCTTCGGTGAACGCGCTCGACCAGCCGAAGCCCGCGCAGCAGACCGGGAACGTGCCGGCCGGGTCGGTCGAGTCGGTGGCGCAGAAACTGTCGCCGAGCGTCGTCGAGCTGCAGGTGTCCGGCCGGACCGCGGCGGGCGAAGGCTCCGGCTTCATACTCAGCAACGACGGCTACATCCTCACCAACAACCACGTGGTCGAGGTCGCCGCGAACGGCGGCCAGATCCAGGCGGTGTTCCAGGACGGCAAGAAGGCCGCGGCGAAGGTCGTCGGCCGGGACCCGACCACGGACATCGCGGTGGTCAAGGTGTCCGGCGTCGGCAACCTCACGCCGGTCTCGCTCGGCCGCTCCGACGACCTGCGGGTCGGCCAGCAGGTGGTGGCGATCGGATCGCCCTTCGAGCTGACCGGCACGGTCACCTCCGGCATCGTCAGCTCGCTGCACCGTCCGGTGCAGGCGGGCGGCGACCAGACCGACCAGGCCACCGTGATGGACGCGATCCAGACCGACGCGGCGATCAACCCGGGCAACTCGGGCGGTCCGCTGGCGAACATGGACGGCCAGGTCATCGGCATCAACTCGGCCATCTACAGCCCGAACTCGGGCCGCGGCCAGGGCAGCGGATCCGAGGGCGGCAACGTCGGCATCGGCTTCGCCATCCCGATCGACCAGGCACGCCGCACCGCCGATGACATCATCAAGACCGGCCACGCGAACCAGACGTTCATCGGGGCCAAGGTCGGCGACGCGCCCCAGGGCGGCGCACAGCTCGGCGACATCACGCCGGGCAGCCCGGCGGAGAAGGCCGGCCTGAAGTCCGGTGACGTGGTGACCAAGATCGATTCGCGCGTCATCGACAGCGCCAACACGCTCGTCGCCGCGATCCGCACCCGGGCTCCCGGCGAGCAGGTCACCTTCACCCTGGCCGACGGCCGCACGGTGCAGGTCACCCTGGGCGGACAGCCCGTGCAGGTCAACTAGAACGCTCGGCCGCAGGGCGCGGCCGAGACCAGCCACGGCTCGGACCCCTTCGCCGCGCAGGGGCCGAACCTTTGCAGGCCGCGCGCGACCGGTGCAGCAATGCCGGTCGCGCGTGGTCGTTTTCCTGTCCAGCGAAGAAAACCGGGCACGCGCGCGAAAACACGAAGAGGCTCTCCGTGCCGCCTCCGACTCGGCACGGAGAGCCTCTCCGCAGGCGGTGAAGTGCCCGCCCCTGCTCCGTCCCAAACGCCGAATTCGCGGGAAAATTCCGGTACCGGAAGAAGACCCAGGTCAACGAGCTGCGCGCGGCCGAATTTTCTGGGCCGCCCGCCGGCTGATCCGAACAAACCGGACTATCGAGGCAAGAAGCACGGCCGCCCACACCGCGGCGAGCGTGAGCAGCAACCCCAGCCAGGTGTTCCCGTCGTGCAGCCCAGGCTTCGGCGGTACCCCGTACGGACGCCACAGCAGCGGAAACGCGACGAACACCAGCACCGCGGTGAGGACCGCCCCGATCTGCACCGGCACCCGCCACGGCTTCGGCAGGAACCGAGCCGCCAGCAGCCCGATCACGGCCGTCGCTGGCGCGAACACCGCGTCGTTGACGATCGGCCCGCCGCCGATCCACAGCACCGTGGTGAGGCTGTCCGGCCACGCGGGCACCGCGTAATCGAGGAACAGCACGATCCCGTACGCCAGCGCCGCCAGGCCTGGCAATGCGAGCAGAATCCGCCCGGTCTTCACCGCACCTCCAGCTTCTCTACCCACTTCGTCTGCAGCACGCCCGGCCGGCTGGGCGCGATCACCCGGCACGGGAAGCCGTGGTCGAGGTTCAGCACCTCGCCGTTCAGTTCCAGCGCCAGCAAGGTGAGCGGGTCCGCGGTGTGCTCGCCGGGCAGCGTGCTGATCCCGTACAGCCCGGTCTTCTCCAACGACGTCACGCGCACCTCCACGCCCGGCTTGCTGCCCACCGCCCGCAGCAGGTCCGGGAACGAGATGCCGCGCCAGGTCGCCAGCTGGCTCCATCCTTCGACGCACGCGATCGGCAGTTCCACAGTGGACTGCGGCAGTGCCCGCAATTCGGTCAGCGTGAACTGCCGCCTCCCCGCCGGTGTCACCACCGACAGCCGCCAGCCGGGATCGAGCGCGGCCCGGGTGACCTGCGCCGCCACCGCGGTGCGGTTGACGGGCAGTTTCTGCGTGCCCTTGTCCGACCGCCAGGACAGCCCGGAGATGCCGCGCAGCGCGGGGACCGTCGCGCCCGCGGTGGCCAGCACGGCGACGCCAGCCGCGACTCCGGTGGTCGTGAGGAATCCGCGCCGCGACAGGCCGTGTCCAGTCGGTTCGGCCGGAGTCGCCTCGCGGCTCAGCGCCCGCCGGATCGCCGGGAGCTTCACCGCGACGTGCACCAGAATCGATCCGATCGCCACCCACGCCACCGCGTAGTGGACCTGCGGGAAGTAGAAGTTCCACGGATAGTTTTGCGCGACGTTCAGCAGTCCCGAACTCAGTTCGAAGAACGCCGCACCGGATAGCACGAGGATCGACAGCCGCTCGACTGCGTGCGGGATGGAGCGCACCAGCGGCCGCTCGAACAGCTTCGGATACACGCTCCACAGCTTGGCCAGCAGCAACGGAATCGCCGCGATTCCGGACAGCACGTGTGCGCCCTGCGTCACCCGGTACAGCCACACCGGACGACTCGGCCAGAAGAACCATCCTGGTGGATGCTGGATGAGGTGGCTCAGCAGCCCGGTGGCGAAACAGATCAGGAACGCGAGCCCGAGCAGACCGCCGACTCGCGCGGTCGCCCGTTCGCCGTGCGCACCGCCCTTGAACCGGTCCGGCCTCGGAACCCGGCGATCGATGGCCTTGGCGCGCTCGCCGATCTTGGCCTGCGCGTGGGAGACCCGAGCGTCGATTCCGCGCCACGCGGTGGTCAGCCGTCCGGGTTTCATGCGCGCACCAGCCTGGCGAACCAGCGGTGTCCTCGGTTGACCGTCCAGGCGACCCGGAAGCCGGTCCGGGTCGCGACTTCGGCGATGGCGTCGACGCCGACCCAAGCCCAGGTGAACCACCGGCCGGCGGGATCCGGCCGCAGCCGGACGTGCTCGCGCCGCAGGCCGTGCCCAGGTGCATCCAGCTCCAGGAGAACGTCGCCGGTCGGGCTGAGCAGATCGCGGAGCCGACGCAGCAGCGCATCGGGATCGCCGCCGATCCCGATGTTGCCGTCGGCCAGCAGTGCGTGACTCCACCGACCTTCGCCGGGAAGCTGCCGAAAGACATTGCGCTGCAGTGCGCTTGCCCCGCGCCGACGAGTCAGCCGCACCGCGACGGGGGACGTGTCCACGCCGAGGGCCACCACTCCTCGGCGAGCTAAGGCAGCCGTGAGCCGGCCCGGCCCGCAGCCGACGTCGATCGTCGGGCCCGCACACGCGTCGAGCAGAACGGCGTCGCCAGCGCTGTTGTCGTCCGCCCAGCGGCCGACCGGCAGCTCGATCCGGCTGCCGTTCGACAGTTCCAGCCAGCAGTGCTGGCCGAGCAGCCCGCGGTCGAATTCCCGTCCTGTCGCGAGTTTCACGCCGCCGCTCCCACCGCGTCGACCGCCGCCGCGAACCTGCTGCCCGGCCGCCCGGCGGCGACCTTCCGCGCGTCCGGCATGGTGTCCACATCGGACAGTACGGGCAGTTCGCTGACTCGCAGCCCCG
This sequence is a window from Amycolatopsis benzoatilytica AK 16/65. Protein-coding genes within it:
- the galT gene encoding galactose-1-phosphate uridylyltransferase codes for the protein MKRTVRHLADGREIIYFDHDDASERLAADTRDLPPVAAASEIRRDPLTGEWVAMAAHRQTRTYKPPADLCPLCPTRPGKPSEIPEADYDVVVFENRFPSFSQQAAGESSTVDGLGLVPSAPGLGRCEVVCFTSDHDGAFSRLTPEQVRLVVDAWADRTAALAETPGVEQVFPFENRGEEIGVTLSHPHGQIYGYPFVTPKTERMLAVAREHGGSVLGEVLAAEQKSGARVIVTSEHWTAFVPPAARWPVHIQIVPHRQMPDLPSLTEAERDDFARVYLDVLRRCDALYDRPLPYIAGWHQAPVRRDRDLSWLHLELFSVLRAKDKLKYLAGSESGMAVWINDATPEQIAERLRAAG
- a CDS encoding DeoR/GlpR family DNA-binding transcription regulator, yielding MLARQRQAVILEEARRAGAVRVSDLVARLGVSDMTVRRDLDVLAGRGLVEKVYGGATSLVGKSTDEPGFEAKSVRQRAQKEAIAGLAATLVKPGTAIGLSAGTTTWTLAHALDGVEGLTIVTNSIQVADVLRSSAQPDRTVVLTGGVRTPSDALVGPVAVQSLRTLHLDLVFLGVHGMAVGPGFTTPNLTESETDRALVEAGRRLVVLADHTKWGTVGISTIADLEEAQVVVTDDGLDSCAREELAERVGELLIAETAENLEAEEA
- a CDS encoding trypsin-like peptidase domain-containing protein, producing MTENDPHAPGSAAGRQDPGAQPGTEGQAAWQQTPAQPAAEGQSSPVGPATGGSQPEAGSAGPAAGAFGTAPESAPNPPAGGPYGAAPESTPNPWSAQAASAPQGGSAPQPGASPAQGASAPHSGPVPAGAHPGAGEPYSGQYAAYGAAGQPTPPTGIPVNPYGAPGTAAYGVPPQREKKNSAGKLLAGVALVSLVIGGVAGGTVGYLTGGSSGPSVNALDQPKPAQQTGNVPAGSVESVAQKLSPSVVELQVSGRTAAGEGSGFILSNDGYILTNNHVVEVAANGGQIQAVFQDGKKAAAKVVGRDPTTDIAVVKVSGVGNLTPVSLGRSDDLRVGQQVVAIGSPFELTGTVTSGIVSSLHRPVQAGGDQTDQATVMDAIQTDAAINPGNSGGPLANMDGQVIGINSAIYSPNSGRGQGSGSEGGNVGIGFAIPIDQARRTADDIIKTGHANQTFIGAKVGDAPQGGAQLGDITPGSPAEKAGLKSGDVVTKIDSRVIDSANTLVAAIRTRAPGEQVTFTLADGRTVQVTLGGQPVQVN
- a CDS encoding class I SAM-dependent methyltransferase, which codes for MKLATGREFDRGLLGQHCWLELSNGSRIELPVGRWADDNSAGDAVLLDACAGPTIDVGCGPGRLTAALARRGVVALGVDTSPVAVRLTRRRGASALQRNVFRQLPGEGRWSHALLADGNIGIGGDPDALLRRLRDLLSPTGDVLLELDAPGHGLRREHVRLRPDPAGRWFTWAWVGVDAIAEVATRTGFRVAWTVNRGHRWFARLVRA
- a CDS encoding molybdopterin-dependent oxidoreductase, with the translated sequence MKPGRLTTAWRGIDARVSHAQAKIGERAKAIDRRVPRPDRFKGGAHGERATARVGGLLGLAFLICFATGLLSHLIQHPPGWFFWPSRPVWLYRVTQGAHVLSGIAAIPLLLAKLWSVYPKLFERPLVRSIPHAVERLSILVLSGAAFFELSSGLLNVAQNYPWNFYFPQVHYAVAWVAIGSILVHVAVKLPAIRRALSREATPAEPTGHGLSRRGFLTTTGVAAGVAVLATAGATVPALRGISGLSWRSDKGTQKLPVNRTAVAAQVTRAALDPGWRLSVVTPAGRRQFTLTELRALPQSTVELPIACVEGWSQLATWRGISFPDLLRAVGSKPGVEVRVTSLEKTGLYGISTLPGEHTADPLTLLALELNGEVLNLDHGFPCRVIAPSRPGVLQTKWVEKLEVR
- a CDS encoding sensor histidine kinase → MRGRVTLLAAACVAGAVALVSLCAYYVVRENLLNQLDDSLLARAEAAANSPQVPTSQLREVPGALLASADLQIGALNGITGDLIYPQPGTRPPVGPQEMSVATGVLPQSIRTDLTTNMRVAAVPLGHGQAIVLAQSMAPTMRALNQLALVLFLVGGAGIVVAAGAGTAVARAGLRPVDRLTSAAERVAATGDLRPIPVSGDDELARLTHSFNIMLGTVAESQERQRQLVADAGHELRTPLTSMRTNLELLLSASRPGAPSLPEGDRSEIEADIRGQLDELTQLIGDLVELARQDEPREQTERVDVMDVVERALDRARRRAGEIEFEVSLQPWVLTGDNSSLERAVLNLLDNAVKFSPPGSRVRVTLRPLGDGTAVVEVADSGPGIAEEDLPKVFDRFYRSSEARTLPGSGLGLAIVKHAAERHGGTVYANRAPEGGALLTIRLPGAPVD